One region of Anaeromyxobacter paludicola genomic DNA includes:
- a CDS encoding HEAT repeat domain-containing protein has translation MTTPELERAFSAGDDAPEVLAALQDPRPEAREQAIALAARHLSPELLGRLVGDDENAVLRNAALAALERQGPYAVPHLMALSRGANLEVAMFAVQILSRIRDPGTVDALLPLLEHPDPNIAQAAVEALGGLRAPEAVPGIVRLLGRELWLQFAAVTALGDIGDPRAAAPLLELVEDELLAEPAVEALGKLRAPEALPRLLSLLARHERLPLRDQLLLAVAEILEARPAPAPAVTRFRRELDEGQLEGGLRAYLGPLLGSEEAPLSRAAASLALAARLDRLFPAVVRRALAGDAEEGRWTAALCRRHEQVLGDHLPELLRDPDPAVRQGALRCAPASADAVPLALERMSDPDPAVRAAACQALGRCRDVAAIPVLVGLFDRGTPPEAGAAAEALGRMPGQSLVALGPLLERADKVLPALEILEAAHSPLFQDRVVELLDAEPAHVRRAALRLLVHHDLDFEAHLVRKLRDPDESVRAEAVELIVRNGSTRAVPALVGLLPVAGELRYQAIRALGRLRAAAAAPELERLFPAADGHERLEIVSALVRIGAPGLLPFLRARLGDGAPELRRVAADGVARTATEAELDLLAELARDRDWSVRNDAGWGLGRLGLARSRALLLELVRDPEPLVARTARAALAKLPSRGEEAA, from the coding sequence GTGACCACCCCGGAGCTCGAGCGCGCCTTCTCCGCCGGCGACGACGCCCCCGAGGTCCTGGCCGCGCTCCAGGACCCGCGCCCCGAGGCGCGGGAGCAGGCGATCGCCCTCGCGGCCCGCCACCTCTCGCCGGAGCTCCTGGGCCGGCTCGTGGGCGACGACGAGAACGCCGTCCTGCGCAACGCCGCGCTCGCGGCGCTGGAGCGCCAGGGCCCCTACGCCGTGCCCCACCTCATGGCGCTCTCGCGCGGCGCCAACCTCGAGGTGGCGATGTTCGCGGTCCAGATCCTCTCCCGGATCCGGGACCCGGGCACGGTCGACGCGCTCCTGCCGCTGCTCGAGCACCCGGATCCGAACATCGCCCAGGCCGCGGTCGAGGCGCTCGGCGGGCTGCGCGCGCCGGAGGCGGTCCCGGGCATCGTCCGGCTGCTGGGGCGGGAGCTGTGGCTCCAGTTCGCCGCGGTGACGGCGCTCGGCGACATCGGCGATCCCCGGGCGGCGGCCCCGCTGCTCGAGCTGGTCGAGGACGAGCTGCTGGCGGAGCCGGCGGTGGAGGCGCTCGGGAAGCTCCGGGCGCCGGAGGCGCTGCCGCGCCTGCTCTCGCTGCTGGCCCGCCACGAGCGGCTGCCGCTCCGGGATCAGCTCCTCCTCGCGGTGGCCGAGATCCTGGAGGCGCGGCCGGCGCCGGCCCCGGCGGTCACCCGCTTCCGCCGCGAGCTCGACGAGGGGCAGCTCGAGGGCGGGCTCCGCGCCTACCTCGGCCCCCTCCTCGGCTCCGAGGAGGCGCCGCTGTCGCGCGCCGCGGCGTCGCTCGCGCTGGCGGCGCGGCTCGACCGGCTCTTCCCCGCCGTGGTGCGGCGGGCCCTGGCCGGCGACGCCGAGGAGGGGCGCTGGACCGCCGCCCTCTGCCGGCGCCACGAGCAGGTCCTCGGCGACCACCTGCCGGAGCTCCTGCGGGACCCGGATCCCGCGGTGCGGCAGGGCGCCCTGCGCTGCGCGCCGGCGAGCGCCGACGCCGTCCCGCTCGCGCTGGAGCGGATGTCGGATCCCGATCCCGCCGTCCGCGCGGCCGCCTGCCAGGCGCTGGGGCGCTGCCGCGACGTCGCCGCCATCCCCGTGCTGGTGGGGCTCTTCGACCGGGGCACGCCGCCGGAGGCGGGCGCCGCGGCCGAGGCGCTCGGGCGCATGCCGGGGCAGAGCCTGGTGGCGCTCGGACCGCTCCTGGAGCGCGCCGACAAGGTCCTCCCGGCCCTCGAGATCCTCGAGGCCGCGCACAGTCCGCTGTTCCAGGACCGCGTGGTCGAGCTGCTCGACGCCGAGCCGGCCCACGTGCGCCGGGCGGCGCTGCGGCTCCTCGTCCATCACGACCTCGACTTCGAGGCCCACCTCGTCCGCAAGCTCCGGGATCCCGACGAGTCGGTGCGCGCCGAGGCGGTGGAGCTCATCGTCCGCAACGGCTCGACCCGCGCGGTGCCGGCGCTGGTGGGGCTGCTGCCCGTCGCGGGCGAGCTCCGCTACCAGGCCATCCGCGCCCTGGGGCGGCTGCGGGCCGCGGCGGCGGCGCCGGAGCTGGAGCGGCTCTTCCCGGCCGCCGACGGCCACGAGCGGCTCGAGATCGTCTCCGCCCTGGTGCGCATCGGCGCGCCCGGGCTGCTGCCGTTCCTCCGGGCGCGGCTCGGCGACGGGGCGCCGGAGCTGCGCCGCGTCGCCGCCGACGGCGTGGCGCGCACCGCCACCGAGGCGGAGCTCGACCTCCTGGCCGAGCTGGCGCGGGACCGCGACTGGAGCGTCCGGAACGACGCCGGGTGGGGGCTCGGCCGGCTCGGGCTGGCCCGCTCCCGCGCCTTGCTGCTCGAGCTGGTCCGCGATCCGGAGCCGCTGGTGGCGCGCACGGCGCGGGCGGCGCTGGCGAAGCTCCCGAGCCGGGGCGAGGAGGCCGCGTGA
- a CDS encoding DUF4388 domain-containing protein, which yields MTSASLELPRPPARPGATEPLPALLERARELAARLEERAARAEELEARLADLESDRTELSAQLSEHEQQVGRLMNLYVATYQLHSTLDPDEVRATVAEIAINLIGAERFVLLFWRQDRAEGCEIALGHGLEEDRSGRYDRGAYAGGDPAVDATLSDGNLRIAPLEGSDAVACVPLSVQGTTVGALVILKLFDHKPMLQPEDRDLLDLIAAHVASAVFAARVYSSTSRKLRTMESLVSEAVGLGRRSRAEATSLSGNLEDVPVADALQFIHLGGRTGTLTVSSGEAEAEISLHKGRIVNAWGPGSKKLGELLRDAGLVDEETLEAALFTQGAEQPRRSLGQILIGMEAVAPEDMYRAVERQIEQTVHQLVTWTRGTFRFDVNEVKPIDEIAIVPGAIVGHLSLDTQMVLLDALRVFDERNRAPAAAAAEPASEAPAAPGPEQPLPAPAPPDAPPEPAPLPEAAPASDVPRLQVVSPDRRLAEVLGERLPEARVAPVNLRDAGTAPPGELPPLVVLDLRRGGVTVEAVTALRRARPRATVLAVVDGGEGVGRAYRAGAMAAVPADPGLLADAARALAQNRRDLLTGGARADQAAATFSKLRRIVGDLRGGLISTTISLSLMSIISESVERAVFFLVRHDGLVALGAFGSSASGAPLAQVTRGVKLAVPAESALGECLADGRVRAVGFDSVRFPESFAALLGRPRTRQCAVFPVIGGQRVIALIYADNGRSNHAIDELEVLELAAAQAGLAFENEMLRRQTAQPIRGNP from the coding sequence ATGACCTCGGCGTCGCTCGAGCTCCCGCGGCCGCCCGCGCGCCCCGGCGCGACGGAGCCGCTCCCGGCGCTGCTCGAGCGCGCCCGGGAGCTGGCGGCGCGGCTCGAGGAGCGCGCCGCCCGCGCGGAGGAGCTCGAGGCGCGGCTCGCGGATCTCGAGTCCGACCGGACGGAGCTCTCGGCGCAGCTCTCCGAGCACGAGCAGCAGGTCGGGCGGCTGATGAACCTGTACGTCGCGACCTACCAGCTCCACTCCACGCTCGATCCCGACGAGGTGCGGGCGACCGTCGCCGAGATCGCCATCAACCTCATCGGCGCGGAGCGCTTCGTCCTCCTCTTCTGGAGGCAGGACCGGGCCGAGGGCTGCGAGATCGCGCTCGGGCACGGCCTGGAGGAGGACCGGAGCGGCCGGTACGACCGCGGGGCCTACGCCGGCGGCGATCCGGCGGTGGACGCGACCCTCTCCGACGGGAACCTCCGCATCGCCCCGCTCGAGGGCTCCGACGCGGTGGCCTGCGTGCCGCTCAGCGTGCAGGGGACCACCGTGGGCGCGCTGGTCATCCTGAAGCTCTTCGACCACAAGCCCATGCTGCAGCCGGAGGACCGCGACCTGCTGGACCTCATCGCGGCCCACGTCGCCTCGGCGGTCTTCGCGGCCCGGGTCTACTCGAGCACCAGCCGCAAGCTCCGGACCATGGAGAGCCTGGTGAGCGAGGCGGTCGGCCTGGGGCGCCGCTCGCGCGCCGAGGCGACCAGCCTCTCGGGCAACCTCGAGGACGTGCCGGTCGCCGACGCGCTGCAGTTCATCCACCTCGGCGGCCGCACCGGCACCCTCACCGTCAGCTCCGGCGAGGCCGAGGCGGAGATCAGCCTGCACAAGGGCCGGATCGTGAACGCCTGGGGGCCGGGCTCGAAGAAGCTGGGCGAGCTCCTGCGCGACGCCGGGCTCGTGGACGAGGAGACCCTCGAGGCCGCCCTGTTCACGCAGGGCGCCGAGCAGCCGCGCCGCTCGCTGGGGCAGATCCTGATCGGGATGGAGGCCGTCGCGCCCGAGGACATGTACCGGGCGGTGGAGCGGCAGATCGAGCAGACGGTCCACCAGCTCGTGACCTGGACGCGCGGCACCTTCCGCTTCGACGTGAACGAGGTGAAGCCGATCGACGAGATCGCGATCGTGCCCGGCGCGATCGTCGGACACCTGAGCCTCGACACGCAGATGGTGCTGCTCGACGCGCTCCGGGTGTTCGACGAGCGCAACCGCGCGCCGGCCGCCGCGGCGGCGGAGCCGGCCTCGGAGGCCCCCGCCGCGCCCGGGCCGGAGCAGCCCCTGCCGGCCCCGGCCCCGCCGGACGCGCCGCCCGAGCCCGCGCCCCTGCCCGAGGCCGCGCCGGCGAGCGACGTCCCGCGCCTGCAGGTGGTCTCCCCCGACCGGCGGCTGGCCGAGGTGCTCGGGGAGAGGCTGCCGGAGGCCCGGGTCGCGCCGGTGAACCTGCGCGACGCCGGCACGGCGCCGCCGGGGGAGCTGCCTCCGCTCGTGGTGCTCGACCTGCGCCGGGGGGGCGTGACCGTCGAGGCGGTCACGGCGCTGCGCCGCGCCCGGCCCCGCGCCACCGTGCTCGCGGTGGTGGACGGCGGGGAGGGGGTGGGGCGCGCCTACCGGGCCGGCGCCATGGCGGCGGTCCCGGCCGATCCCGGGCTGCTGGCCGACGCGGCGCGCGCCCTGGCGCAGAACCGCCGCGACCTCCTCACCGGCGGCGCGCGGGCCGACCAGGCCGCGGCCACCTTCTCCAAGCTCCGCCGCATCGTGGGCGACCTGCGCGGCGGCCTCATCTCCACCACCATCTCCCTCAGCCTCATGAGCATCATCAGCGAGTCGGTGGAGCGGGCGGTGTTCTTCCTCGTCCGCCACGACGGGCTGGTGGCGCTCGGCGCCTTCGGGAGCAGCGCCAGCGGGGCGCCGCTCGCGCAGGTCACCCGGGGCGTGAAGCTGGCGGTCCCGGCGGAGAGCGCGCTCGGCGAGTGCCTCGCCGACGGCCGCGTCCGCGCCGTGGGCTTCGACTCGGTGCGGTTCCCGGAGAGCTTCGCGGCGCTCCTGGGCCGGCCGCGCACCCGCCAGTGCGCCGTCTTCCCCGTCATCGGCGGCCAGCGCGTCATCGCGCTCATCTACGCCGACAACGGCCGATCCAACCACGCCATCGACGAGCTCGAGGTGCTCGAGCTCGCGGCGGCCCAGGCCGGCCTGGCGTTCGAGAACGAGATGCTCCGCCGGCAGACCGCCCAGCCCATCAGGGGGAACCCGTGA
- a CDS encoding response regulator: protein MSQKKVLVVDDSNLLHRMFDMMLRRYTLVHAFDGRQGLERLAEHRDVDLVLLDINMPRMNGLEFLAAAKADAALARIPVVIITTEGTEDDTRRGLEAGAVAYVKKPFRNEEVLAVVQRLTAGAAA from the coding sequence ATGAGCCAGAAGAAAGTGCTGGTGGTGGACGACTCCAACCTGCTGCACCGCATGTTCGACATGATGCTGCGCCGCTACACGCTGGTGCACGCGTTCGACGGGCGGCAGGGGCTGGAGCGGCTGGCGGAGCACCGCGACGTCGATCTCGTCCTGCTCGACATCAACATGCCCCGGATGAACGGGCTCGAGTTCCTGGCCGCGGCGAAGGCCGACGCGGCGCTCGCGCGCATCCCGGTCGTCATCATCACCACCGAGGGGACCGAGGACGACACGCGCCGCGGCCTCGAGGCGGGAGCGGTCGCCTACGTGAAGAAGCCGTTCCGGAACGAGGAGGTGCTGGCGGTGGTCCAGCGGCTCACGGCGGGCGCGGCGGCATGA
- a CDS encoding DUF72 domain-containing protein, with the protein MPSRVRVRCGTSGFSYLAWRGSFYPPKARPAELLPLYAARLPAVEINATFYRSPSARVLAGWRAQVPPGFAFALKGPQRITHAKRLAGVEEEASRFHAAAAALGPALGPVLWQLPPSFRKDLARLEAFLALLPPGAPAAFELRHPSWRSDDVLAALARHGAALATSDDGEREAPVLPTAPWGYLRLRAPDYDAAGLRAWATRILSQPWGEAWVFFKHEDAGRGPALALALAAVLGEGAGAERTPWTGP; encoded by the coding sequence ATGCCTAGCCGCGTGCGCGTCCGCTGCGGCACGAGCGGCTTCTCCTATCTCGCCTGGCGCGGGAGCTTCTACCCGCCGAAGGCCCGACCCGCGGAGCTCCTCCCCCTCTACGCCGCCCGGCTCCCGGCGGTGGAGATCAACGCCACCTTCTACCGCTCGCCCAGCGCGCGCGTGCTCGCCGGCTGGCGGGCGCAGGTCCCGCCGGGCTTCGCCTTCGCGCTCAAGGGGCCGCAGCGGATCACGCACGCGAAGCGGCTCGCCGGCGTGGAGGAGGAGGCCTCGCGCTTCCACGCCGCCGCCGCCGCGCTCGGACCCGCGCTCGGCCCCGTGCTCTGGCAGCTCCCGCCGAGCTTCCGCAAGGACCTGGCGCGGCTCGAGGCGTTCCTGGCGCTGCTCCCCCCGGGCGCGCCCGCGGCCTTCGAGCTCCGTCACCCGAGCTGGCGCTCCGACGACGTCCTCGCGGCGCTGGCGCGCCACGGCGCGGCGCTCGCGACCTCCGACGACGGCGAGCGCGAGGCGCCGGTGCTCCCGACCGCGCCGTGGGGCTACCTGCGCCTGCGCGCGCCCGACTACGATGCGGCGGGGCTGCGGGCCTGGGCGACGCGCATCCTCTCGCAGCCCTGGGGCGAGGCCTGGGTGTTCTTCAAGCACGAGGACGCGGGGCGGGGGCCGGCGCTCGCGCTGGCGCTCGCGGCGGTGCTGGGGGAGGGGGCCGGGGCGGAGCGGACCCCCTGGACCGGACCCTGA
- a CDS encoding cation:proton antiporter domain-containing protein, which translates to MRGLGEHELLVFLLQFTLLLGAARLLGGLARRLGQPSVMGEVLAGVLLGPTVLGHLLPGVQAFVFPRDARQGGLLELLSWIGMVLLMMRTGIDTDVARWRTLKGPALLASLCGIALPFASGLAMGALAPAELVGRGGRTLFAVFMATAMSISAVKVIAKILLDLNLMRRDVGFVILGASILDDTIGWVILAIVIRVARTGRFGLESVATTLAATAGFALAAMLLVRPVASRAIRWLEREGRLEHGTTSAVVVLTLACGSLTQALGIHAIFGAFVAGLLVGELPRIKEATLESIDSMVMGVFAPVFFAYSGLKVEALALPAWPITLLVLGGAVVGKVVGAGVGARLGGLAAREALAVGIGLSARGSTELVVARIGMDLGVLAAPMYALIILVPLVTSLLTPVLLRLSLRGLPVGGQEARRLAEEAAEERAIIPRRGTKILVPTSGEPHAVQALRLAAPLARLPGATLVGLSVVTPPSGGRRRVGRGGRTEEEVVASSEAVARELDLPDFHPSVVRADSVDAAVTAEVARGYDLVVLGLDQPRALSHRLLRALLASGHSDVVVVRTGRSDGWFRRVLLPVTGSAPSRAAAELGFLYARETGAELHLLHVIEPASAPDRRALAELRLVGGRMLEELLERGRREDVRVRGRLVSSRYPARAILDAASEERADLVLVGATPRYVGVRAFFGPTTDLLLAHAPCAVAIYAGGVRPEALRATTGGPEPAERPGERSGAAPAPGGEGQATLH; encoded by the coding sequence ATGCGCGGCCTCGGCGAGCACGAGCTCCTCGTCTTCCTGCTGCAGTTCACGCTGCTCCTCGGGGCGGCGCGGCTGCTCGGCGGGCTCGCCCGGCGGCTCGGACAGCCGAGCGTCATGGGCGAGGTCCTCGCCGGGGTGCTCCTCGGCCCCACCGTGCTCGGCCACCTGCTCCCCGGGGTCCAGGCCTTCGTCTTCCCCCGGGACGCGCGGCAAGGAGGGCTCCTCGAGCTCCTGAGCTGGATCGGGATGGTCCTGCTCATGATGCGGACCGGGATCGACACCGACGTGGCCCGCTGGCGCACGCTCAAGGGTCCGGCCCTCCTCGCCAGCCTCTGCGGCATCGCCCTGCCCTTCGCGAGCGGCCTCGCCATGGGCGCGCTCGCCCCGGCCGAGCTGGTCGGGCGCGGCGGGCGGACGCTCTTCGCGGTCTTCATGGCCACCGCGATGTCGATCTCGGCGGTCAAGGTGATCGCCAAGATCCTGCTCGACCTGAACCTCATGCGCCGGGACGTCGGGTTCGTCATCCTGGGCGCCTCGATCCTCGACGACACCATCGGCTGGGTGATCCTGGCCATCGTGATCCGGGTGGCGCGCACCGGCCGCTTCGGCCTCGAGAGCGTGGCGACCACCCTCGCCGCCACGGCCGGCTTCGCGCTCGCGGCCATGCTCCTCGTGCGGCCGGTGGCGAGCCGCGCCATCCGCTGGCTCGAGCGCGAGGGGCGGCTCGAGCACGGCACCACGAGCGCGGTGGTGGTGCTCACGCTCGCCTGCGGCTCGCTCACCCAGGCGCTCGGCATCCACGCCATCTTCGGCGCCTTCGTGGCCGGGCTCCTCGTGGGCGAGCTCCCGCGCATCAAGGAGGCCACGCTCGAGTCGATCGACAGCATGGTGATGGGCGTGTTCGCGCCGGTCTTCTTCGCCTACTCGGGCCTGAAGGTGGAGGCGCTGGCGCTGCCCGCCTGGCCCATCACGCTCCTCGTGCTGGGGGGCGCGGTGGTGGGCAAGGTGGTGGGCGCGGGCGTCGGGGCGCGGCTCGGCGGGCTCGCCGCCCGGGAGGCGCTCGCGGTCGGCATCGGCCTCTCGGCGCGCGGCTCGACCGAGCTCGTGGTGGCCCGCATCGGCATGGACCTCGGGGTCCTCGCCGCGCCCATGTACGCGCTCATCATCCTCGTGCCGCTGGTCACGAGCCTGCTCACCCCGGTGCTCCTGCGGCTCAGCCTGCGCGGGCTCCCGGTGGGCGGGCAGGAGGCGCGGCGGCTCGCCGAGGAGGCGGCCGAGGAGCGCGCCATCATCCCGCGGCGGGGCACCAAGATCCTGGTGCCCACCTCGGGCGAGCCGCACGCGGTCCAGGCGCTCCGGCTGGCCGCGCCGCTGGCCCGGCTCCCCGGCGCGACGCTGGTGGGGCTCTCGGTGGTCACCCCGCCGAGCGGCGGGCGGCGACGGGTCGGGCGGGGCGGCCGGACCGAGGAGGAGGTGGTGGCGAGCTCCGAGGCGGTGGCGCGCGAGCTCGACCTGCCCGACTTCCACCCCTCGGTGGTGCGGGCCGACTCGGTGGACGCCGCGGTCACCGCGGAGGTGGCGCGCGGCTACGACCTCGTGGTGCTCGGGCTCGACCAGCCCCGCGCGCTCTCGCACCGGCTCCTCCGGGCGCTGCTCGCGTCCGGCCACTCCGACGTGGTGGTGGTGCGGACGGGCCGCTCCGACGGGTGGTTCCGGCGCGTCCTGCTCCCCGTCACCGGCTCGGCCCCGTCTCGCGCCGCGGCGGAGCTCGGGTTCCTCTACGCCCGGGAGACGGGGGCCGAGCTCCACCTCCTGCACGTGATCGAGCCGGCCTCCGCCCCGGACCGGCGCGCCCTCGCCGAGCTCCGGCTGGTGGGCGGCCGCATGCTCGAGGAGCTCCTGGAGCGCGGGCGGCGCGAGGACGTCCGGGTCCGGGGGCGGCTCGTGTCCTCCCGCTACCCGGCGCGGGCGATCCTCGACGCCGCGTCCGAGGAGCGCGCCGACCTCGTGCTGGTCGGCGCCACGCCGCGGTACGTGGGGGTGCGGGCGTTCTTCGGGCCGACCACCGATCTGCTGCTCGCCCACGCGCCGTGCGCGGTCGCCATCTACGCCGGCGGGGTGCGGCCGGAGGCGCTCCGGGCCACCACCGGCGGGCCCGAGCCGGCCGAGCGGCCGGGGGAGCGGTCGGGGGCCGCCCCCGCGCCGGGCGGCGAGGGGCAGGCGACGCTGCACTGA
- a CDS encoding TetR/AcrR family transcriptional regulator, producing the protein MPTRPRTGPRPRDAEATRAALLRAATETFAEAGFAGARVDAIAERAGVNKRMIYAYFRDKAGLYREVLASRFRGAAEVSRGVAAGRGPRAALEALVRWYFEVLARDPPFARLLAWEMLSGGARGHDILIESATPALDVFAGLVRRGIDAGAFRRDLDPELLRAAVTSVTIGYFLQRGVARGRVQDRAWNPARFLDHACRLLFDGIAAPGGRR; encoded by the coding sequence ATGCCCACCCGCCCCCGGACCGGCCCCCGCCCGCGCGACGCCGAGGCGACGCGCGCCGCCCTCCTGCGCGCCGCCACCGAGACCTTCGCCGAGGCGGGCTTCGCCGGGGCGCGGGTGGACGCCATCGCCGAGCGGGCCGGCGTGAACAAGCGGATGATCTACGCCTACTTCCGCGACAAGGCGGGGCTCTACCGGGAGGTCCTCGCCTCCCGCTTCCGGGGCGCCGCCGAGGTGTCGCGCGGCGTGGCCGCCGGGCGCGGGCCGCGCGCCGCGCTCGAGGCGCTCGTGCGCTGGTACTTCGAGGTGCTGGCGCGGGATCCTCCCTTCGCGCGCCTGCTCGCCTGGGAGATGCTGTCGGGCGGCGCCCGCGGCCACGACATCCTCATCGAGAGCGCCACCCCCGCGCTCGACGTCTTCGCGGGGCTGGTGCGCCGCGGCATCGACGCGGGCGCCTTCCGGCGGGACCTCGACCCCGAGCTGCTCCGGGCGGCGGTGACCTCGGTGACCATCGGCTACTTCCTCCAGCGCGGGGTGGCGCGCGGGCGGGTGCAGGATCGGGCCTGGAATCCGGCCCGGTTCCTGGACCACGCCTGCCGGCTCCTCTTCGACGGCATCGCCGCGCCGGGAGGCCGCCGGTGA
- a CDS encoding TolC family protein, protein MSPRRAALLAAALLAAGLPGAPRAAAPEPPLLGLDEAVAAALARNHLLAGAALEVEKQEDRADALRTRRLPALRLDLLASRLLEPLDFTFPAGTFGTFPGVGPFPPLESRVRTEPQLTTVALVTASQPLTQQYRIGLGLRALELGRDLAREQLRGERQRIRAEVRATYYRLSATQAAVAALSDLVRALEELDQQTGRYLAEEVVLRGDALEVKARLARERWRLSSAESGLATQRERLDQLLGRDLGARFRVEDPSALRSPAAELGLEEARARARARRPELRRAALQRAQAETGLRLSRADWIPDVTLSAHYARLVDFHFLPDHVADVGLLLSWEPFDWGRRGKEASAAGRAEAQAEAALAEAESQVGLEVGARWRALRDATGLLEATRLSVAAARESLATTMNRYREDAKVLRDVLEAEARLSGARHDEVDAIAGRWAAAADLERALGDDD, encoded by the coding sequence GTGAGCCCTCGGCGCGCCGCGCTCCTCGCGGCCGCGCTCCTCGCGGCCGGCCTCCCCGGCGCGCCGCGCGCCGCCGCGCCCGAGCCGCCGCTCCTCGGCCTCGACGAGGCCGTGGCGGCGGCGCTCGCGCGCAACCACCTCCTCGCCGGCGCGGCGCTCGAGGTCGAGAAGCAGGAGGACCGGGCCGACGCGCTCCGCACCCGCCGGCTCCCCGCCCTCCGCCTCGACCTCCTCGCCTCGCGCCTCCTCGAGCCGCTCGACTTCACCTTCCCCGCGGGCACCTTCGGCACCTTCCCGGGCGTGGGGCCCTTCCCGCCGCTCGAGTCGCGCGTCCGGACCGAGCCGCAGCTCACCACGGTGGCGCTGGTCACCGCGAGCCAGCCGCTCACGCAGCAGTACCGGATCGGCCTCGGCCTGCGCGCGCTCGAGCTCGGCCGCGACCTCGCCCGCGAGCAGCTCCGCGGCGAGCGGCAGCGGATCCGGGCCGAGGTGCGCGCCACCTACTACCGGCTCTCCGCGACGCAGGCGGCGGTGGCGGCGCTCTCCGACCTGGTCCGCGCGCTCGAGGAGCTCGACCAGCAGACCGGGCGCTACCTCGCCGAGGAGGTGGTGCTCCGGGGCGACGCGCTCGAGGTGAAGGCGCGGCTGGCGCGCGAGCGCTGGCGGCTCTCCTCGGCCGAGAGCGGCCTCGCCACCCAGCGCGAGCGGCTCGACCAGCTCCTCGGGCGCGACCTGGGCGCGCGCTTCCGGGTGGAGGATCCGTCGGCGCTCCGCTCGCCCGCGGCCGAGCTCGGGCTCGAGGAGGCCCGCGCGCGGGCCCGGGCCCGCCGGCCGGAGCTGCGCCGCGCCGCGCTCCAGCGGGCCCAGGCCGAGACCGGCCTGCGCCTCTCCCGCGCCGACTGGATCCCCGACGTCACCCTGAGCGCCCACTACGCCCGGCTGGTGGACTTCCACTTCCTGCCCGACCACGTGGCCGACGTCGGGCTGCTCCTCTCCTGGGAGCCCTTCGACTGGGGCCGCCGCGGCAAGGAGGCCTCCGCGGCCGGCCGCGCCGAGGCCCAGGCCGAGGCCGCGCTCGCCGAGGCCGAGTCGCAGGTCGGCCTGGAGGTCGGCGCCCGCTGGCGGGCCCTCCGCGACGCGACCGGGCTGCTCGAGGCCACCCGGCTCTCGGTGGCCGCCGCCCGCGAGAGCCTCGCCACCACGATGAACCGCTACCGCGAGGACGCCAAGGTGCTGCGCGACGTCCTCGAGGCGGAGGCCCGGCTCTCCGGCGCGCGCCACGACGAGGTGGACGCGATCGCCGGGCGCTGGGCCGCCGCCGCCGACCTCGAGAGGGCCCTCGGCGATGACGACTAG
- a CDS encoding efflux RND transporter periplasmic adaptor subunit, which produces MTTRTTSIGLVALLLAGCGRHAPPPAPPPAVRVQVVAPATGGGAGGRWSGVVQPSSLVPLSFRVPGYVAELLQVRAGGRGRAVAEGDRVRKGEVLARLRDAEFRDKVAQAAGQAAAAAAAAEKARLDFERATRLGATHSVTRPELEAARAQRDATRAQRDAAEGALSEARLALRDTALAAPLDGDVVRKAVEPGALVGPGTLAFAVAQVSTVKVVVGVPDVVLRTIAPGQPVTVTSDALPGRRLDARVSRVPSAADPVTRNFEIEVEIPNPDRLWKPGMVAAVELAGPAAPARVAPLLPFSAFTEAAGERGRFAVVVVEGDGAAATARLRPVTLGEVTGNQVAVVSGLAAGERVVVTGAPLLADGQRVEVVP; this is translated from the coding sequence ATGACGACTAGGACGACTTCCATCGGGCTCGTGGCGCTGCTCCTCGCCGGCTGCGGCCGGCACGCCCCGCCCCCGGCGCCCCCGCCCGCGGTCCGCGTCCAGGTGGTCGCGCCGGCCACCGGCGGCGGGGCGGGCGGCCGCTGGTCGGGGGTGGTGCAGCCCTCGAGCCTCGTGCCGCTCTCCTTCCGCGTCCCGGGCTACGTGGCGGAGCTGCTCCAGGTCCGCGCCGGAGGCCGCGGGCGCGCGGTGGCCGAGGGGGACCGGGTCCGCAAGGGCGAGGTGCTGGCCCGGCTGCGCGACGCCGAGTTCCGGGACAAGGTGGCCCAGGCGGCCGGCCAGGCCGCGGCGGCGGCCGCGGCGGCCGAGAAGGCGCGGCTCGACTTCGAGCGCGCCACGCGGCTCGGCGCCACCCACAGCGTCACCCGGCCCGAGCTCGAGGCGGCGCGGGCCCAGCGCGACGCCACCCGCGCCCAGCGGGACGCCGCCGAGGGGGCGCTCTCGGAGGCCCGCCTCGCCCTGCGCGACACCGCGCTCGCCGCGCCCCTGGACGGCGACGTGGTCAGGAAGGCGGTCGAGCCGGGCGCCCTCGTCGGCCCCGGCACGCTCGCCTTCGCGGTGGCGCAGGTGTCCACCGTGAAGGTGGTGGTCGGGGTGCCCGACGTGGTGCTCCGGACCATCGCGCCCGGCCAGCCGGTGACGGTCACCTCCGACGCGCTCCCGGGCCGCCGCCTCGACGCGCGCGTGAGCCGGGTGCCCTCCGCGGCCGACCCGGTGACGCGAAACTTCGAGATCGAGGTCGAGATCCCCAACCCCGACCGGCTCTGGAAGCCGGGCATGGTGGCCGCGGTCGAGCTCGCCGGCCCCGCCGCCCCGGCCCGGGTGGCGCCGCTCCTCCCGTTCAGCGCGTTCACCGAGGCGGCCGGCGAGCGGGGCCGCTTCGCCGTGGTGGTGGTCGAGGGGGACGGCGCCGCGGCCACCGCCCGGCTGCGCCCGGTGACGCTCGGCGAGGTGACCGGCAACCAGGTGGCGGTGGTCTCCGGGCTCGCCGCCGGCGAGCGGGTGGTGGTGACCGGTGCCCCGCTCCTCGCGGACGGGCAGCGCGTCGAGGTGGTGCCGTAG